The following coding sequences are from one Arcobacter nitrofigilis DSM 7299 window:
- a CDS encoding cation:proton antiporter: MLGIIVSTIFIAIFVNLLLKKFQLPTIIGYIFTGTIIAYLFGLHEAAVNNHDLKEIAEFGVVFLMFTIGLEFSVNALIRMKREVFFTGTLQIIITTLIVVLISFYILNFDFQTSMIIGTALSLSSTAIVLKTYNETRDIKKRHGQRVLGILIMQDIAVIPILLMISIFTTNSENSVLYIVLQTTIAAVILIGILYLSGKYLLEPFLTHVSETNSEELFVGSVLLIAIGASYMAHYFGFSYSLGAFIAGMMISETKFKHQVESDLIPFRNLLLGVFFVTVGMQINFEIIYLHLFTILLLLPILMVLKYCIIYLIVRIDDTKRVAFKTAFSLIQIGEFSLAILELARSANLLNATHTQILIVTIVLSMILTPIALKNLSKIASSLLPDDIMDTTNTLAVDKDLKGHVVVLGYGHLGQEIVRELKELNNDYIIIENKILFYKMGKDDNEPIIFGNAAHKHILESVNIKTSCAVIVAIDNPEQLRIVCESINELTKNTKTIVKITKTEDMKNLEGLHLEHIIVDDQVVAKALVDETRVCSIDFSHK; encoded by the coding sequence ATGTTAGGAATAATTGTATCTACAATTTTTATTGCAATATTTGTAAACTTATTATTAAAAAAATTCCAATTGCCAACTATTATTGGATATATATTTACAGGTACAATCATAGCTTATTTGTTTGGTTTACATGAAGCAGCAGTTAATAACCATGATCTAAAAGAAATAGCAGAGTTTGGTGTAGTATTTTTAATGTTTACAATTGGATTAGAGTTTTCAGTAAATGCACTAATTAGGATGAAAAGAGAAGTTTTTTTTACAGGAACTTTACAAATAATTATTACAACTTTGATTGTTGTTCTTATCTCTTTTTATATTTTAAATTTTGATTTTCAAACTTCTATGATAATAGGAACTGCTTTATCTTTATCTTCAACAGCCATTGTTTTAAAAACATATAATGAAACCAGAGATATCAAAAAAAGACATGGACAAAGGGTTTTAGGAATTTTGATTATGCAAGATATTGCAGTAATTCCAATACTTTTAATGATATCAATTTTTACAACAAACTCTGAAAATAGTGTTTTATACATAGTTTTACAAACAACTATTGCAGCAGTTATTCTAATAGGAATATTATATTTAAGTGGTAAGTATCTGCTTGAACCATTTTTAACCCATGTTAGTGAAACAAATTCAGAAGAACTTTTTGTGGGATCTGTTTTATTAATAGCAATTGGGGCTTCATATATGGCTCATTATTTTGGGTTTTCTTACTCTCTTGGAGCTTTTATTGCTGGTATGATGATTTCAGAGACAAAGTTCAAACATCAAGTAGAATCAGATCTTATTCCATTTAGAAATTTATTATTAGGGGTATTCTTTGTAACTGTTGGTATGCAAATAAATTTTGAAATAATTTATTTACATTTATTTACAATACTACTTTTATTACCTATTTTGATGGTTTTAAAATATTGCATAATTTATTTAATAGTTAGAATTGATGATACCAAAAGAGTAGCTTTTAAAACAGCTTTTTCACTAATACAAATAGGTGAGTTCTCCCTCGCAATATTAGAGTTAGCAAGAAGTGCAAACTTGCTAAATGCAACTCACACCCAAATTTTAATTGTAACTATTGTTTTATCAATGATTTTAACACCAATTGCACTTAAAAATTTATCAAAAATTGCTAGTTCTTTATTGCCAGATGATATTATGGATACAACTAATACCTTAGCTGTTGATAAAGACTTAAAAGGGCATGTGGTAGTTCTTGGGTATGGACACTTGGGACAAGAGATTGTACGGGAGTTAAAAGAGCTTAATAATGATTATATTATCATCGAAAATAAAATTCTTTTTTATAAAATGGGAAAAGATGATAATGAACCAATTATTTTTGGAAATGCAGCACATAAACATATTTTAGAATCTGTGAATATTAAAACTTCTTGTGCAGTTATAGTAGCCATTGATAATCCAGAACAATTGAGAATTGTTTGTGAAAGTATTAATGAGTTGACAAAAAATACTAAAACAATAGTAAAAATCACAAAAACAGAAGATATGAAAAATCTAGAAGGTTTACACTTAGAACATATAATTGTGGATGATCAAGTAGTCGCAAAAGCTTTAGTTGACGAAACTAGAGTTTGCAGTATTGATTTTTCACATAAATAA
- a CDS encoding GNAT family N-acyltransferase, whose product MVNVEKEIKKKFPKLDLESSFINKSLISLAKKVVHEDSINEFLQTNAHKKGFEFVDAVLDNFDFDYTVSSNDIQNIPSSGKVVIIANHPLGGLDALCLLKLVGKVRKDVKIVANDFLAGIEALSSLFVPIDNYKRRQSKKDIKAIYDALNNDEAIIIFPAGEVSRATPKGIKDPMWSKGFLSFAQHCNAPILPILVDGKNSKIFYTISILNKTFSTLLLSHEMFKKKSKKISIKIGEIIPNENIMPKGINKRYLLTLYKKHLYALKKGKKSFFVTQKAIAHPEKRQDIMNELKSSKIIGETADGKIIYLYNYTDDSIVLKELGRLRELSFRSVGEGINKKRDTDKYDIYYEHIILWDREALEIVGSYRIGNGEFINNNLGISGFYSSTLFEYKDEFLPYLNDSIELGRSFVQPKYWGSRALDYLWYGIGAYLKTYPQIKYMYGPVSISASLPKIAKDMLVFYYSHYYSSEKNLLESKIPYQYSIDLISLKAMFELNDKKTDFKILKTALSNMGIAVPTLYKQYSELCEEGGVNFQGFNVDPDFSNCVDGLIVVEINKVKDKQKSRYMK is encoded by the coding sequence ATGGTTAATGTAGAAAAAGAGATAAAGAAAAAATTTCCAAAACTTGATTTAGAGTCATCTTTTATAAATAAATCTTTAATTTCACTTGCGAAAAAAGTAGTACATGAAGACTCAATCAATGAGTTTTTACAAACAAATGCACATAAAAAAGGTTTTGAATTTGTAGATGCAGTTTTAGATAATTTTGATTTTGACTATACTGTTTCTAGTAATGACATACAAAATATACCAAGTTCTGGAAAAGTAGTAATCATAGCAAATCATCCCTTAGGTGGATTGGATGCTTTATGTTTATTAAAACTTGTAGGAAAAGTTAGAAAAGATGTAAAGATTGTTGCAAATGATTTTTTAGCAGGAATAGAAGCACTTAGTTCTTTATTTGTCCCAATAGATAATTATAAAAGAAGACAAAGTAAAAAAGATATAAAAGCTATCTATGATGCACTAAATAATGATGAAGCAATCATAATCTTCCCAGCAGGAGAAGTTAGCCGAGCAACGCCAAAAGGAATAAAAGATCCTATGTGGAGTAAAGGTTTTTTGAGTTTTGCCCAACATTGTAATGCACCAATTTTACCAATCTTAGTTGATGGTAAAAATTCTAAAATATTTTACACAATTTCTATATTAAATAAGACATTTTCAACTCTGCTTTTATCACATGAAATGTTTAAGAAAAAATCAAAAAAAATAAGTATAAAAATTGGTGAAATTATTCCAAATGAAAATATTATGCCAAAAGGTATTAATAAAAGATATCTCTTAACCCTTTATAAAAAACATCTTTATGCTTTAAAAAAAGGGAAAAAGTCTTTTTTTGTAACTCAAAAAGCAATTGCTCACCCTGAAAAAAGACAAGATATTATGAATGAATTAAAAAGTTCAAAAATTATTGGGGAAACTGCAGATGGTAAAATAATTTATTTATATAACTATACAGATGATTCAATTGTCTTAAAAGAGCTTGGAAGGCTTAGGGAGTTATCTTTTAGAAGTGTAGGTGAAGGAATAAACAAAAAAAGAGATACTGATAAATATGATATTTATTATGAACACATTATCTTATGGGATAGAGAAGCTTTAGAAATAGTTGGTTCTTATAGAATTGGAAATGGTGAATTTATAAATAATAATTTAGGAATTTCTGGATTTTATTCAAGTACTTTATTTGAATATAAAGATGAATTTCTTCCTTATTTAAATGACTCAATTGAACTAGGACGTAGTTTTGTTCAACCAAAATATTGGGGTAGTCGAGCTTTAGATTATCTTTGGTATGGGATTGGAGCATATTTAAAAACATATCCACAAATAAAATATATGTATGGTCCTGTTTCTATTTCAGCTTCTTTGCCTAAAATTGCAAAAGATATGCTTGTATTTTATTATTCACACTATTATTCAAGTGAAAAAAATCTATTAGAATCAAAAATTCCTTATCAGTACTCTATTGATTTAATATCATTAAAAGCTATGTTTGAATTAAATGACAAAAAAACTGATTTTAAAATACTTAAAACAGCCCTTTCAAATATGGGAATTGCTGTTCCAACACTATATAAACAATACTCTGAACTATGTGAAGAAGGTGGAGTAAACTTTCAAGGTTTTAATGTTGACCCTGATTTTTCAAACTGCGTAGATGGTCTGATTGTAGTTGAAATTAATAAAGTAAAAGATAAACAAAAATCTAGATATATGAAATAA
- a CDS encoding M23 family metallopeptidase has protein sequence MKILNNRLVITVSDVNSTKSYNIHQLFKKIIFIAIIVAFVVIAGSFWFISFLSNEISDFKGKKEKEIALLTEKEKKLQAQNLFYSMKIKGKVKDIEELSSKLDSIEEIVGLNRDSNEQIAITKATLTKITPAQKMYMLSTIPNGAPLQRISVSANFGYRIHPVTHEKKFHRGIDLRAHLKTSVFATADGVVRYVQPRNTGDYGRVIILAHNFGFETVYAHLSATKVKLGDVIKKNQVIGMTGNSGRSTGPHLHYEVRYASMVLNPRDFIDWNLKKFNSIFSKQRRVQWEYLVNLIKEQQKLEQL, from the coding sequence ATGAAGATATTAAATAATAGATTAGTAATTACAGTTTCCGATGTAAATAGTACTAAGTCTTACAATATCCATCAACTTTTTAAAAAAATAATTTTTATTGCGATTATAGTTGCCTTTGTTGTGATTGCTGGTTCTTTTTGGTTTATTTCTTTTTTATCAAATGAAATTAGTGATTTCAAAGGTAAAAAAGAGAAAGAAATTGCACTATTAACAGAAAAAGAGAAAAAACTTCAAGCCCAGAATCTTTTTTATTCTATGAAAATTAAGGGTAAAGTTAAAGATATTGAAGAACTTAGTAGTAAGTTAGATAGTATAGAAGAAATTGTTGGTTTAAATAGAGATTCAAATGAACAAATAGCAATTACAAAGGCAACTTTAACTAAAATAACACCAGCTCAAAAAATGTATATGTTATCAACTATTCCAAATGGTGCTCCTTTACAAAGAATTAGTGTATCAGCTAATTTTGGATATCGTATTCACCCTGTAACCCATGAAAAGAAATTTCATAGGGGAATTGATTTAAGAGCACATCTTAAAACTTCAGTTTTTGCAACAGCAGATGGAGTTGTAAGATATGTTCAGCCAAGAAATACAGGAGACTATGGAAGAGTTATAATTCTTGCTCATAATTTTGGATTTGAAACAGTGTATGCACATTTAAGTGCCACTAAAGTAAAACTTGGTGATGTAATTAAAAAAAATCAGGTCATAGGTATGACAGGAAACTCAGGAAGAAGTACAGGTCCACATTTGCATTATGAAGTAAGATATGCAAGTATGGTTTTAAATCCTAGAGATTTCATAGATTGGAACTTAAAAAAGTTTAATTCAATATTTAGTAAACAAAGGAGAGTACAGTGGGAGTATTTGGTAAATCTGATAAAAGAACAACAGAAGCTGGAGCAACTATAA
- a CDS encoding methyl-accepting chemotaxis protein, translated as MEKKSSFGKKLLLKILGTVFVVVSLSSIVIVNYSYKAAQEDAETFRKTFASKNAIEIKGELDNAISVAQVFAARIQAAAVNNAQINPEEMISLEKSILNENDTINSIWYSPKYGEKLTAKVENPQEGSAYNKLGIFHPFVAKSKNGISVAPGTPYDEKIGWIKGAKEAGKTFITKPYFWKINGVDQLVVTVSVPMYKDGEFIGSAGIDFLLKGLANLASRIKLYKNGYGIIVDNNGIIVGHPKKEFQNKKMLDIVKNDKDYANMLEKSKKGESYFFFKDSLITGQSSIYYSQPFSLKDTGTNWTFVISAPKEEYLANANFIRNVSIISSIISLIVIAIIILLSVKQLNIYLKKISSGLESFFEFLNTKKSATEEIDINTTCEFGRMAHSINENVKNIKTATQQDMALIEDVKGIANTITEGKFDSRVTKVTSTDSLNELKEILNHMLEQLEHQVGKDINNIIHTLESYSNRDFTMKLGADSGKIGKEIIHMNEMITKMLQDSQEDGVSLKESADNLSNSVRTISSNATKQAASLEETAASIEEITSNIEQTNIKAQEMHSISNETKDSATTGKQLATDTATSMDDINNTVLNISEAITMIDQIAFQTNILSLNAAVEAATAGEAGKGFAVVAQEVRNLASRSAEVAKDIKSLVETATEKANNGKNISSNMIEGFTTLENRIIETSKLINDVAAAANEQNLGIQQIADAVNMLDKVTQENAAIAEETNDIAKKTKEISDNVVIGVSKNNFDGKNLG; from the coding sequence ATGGAAAAAAAATCTAGTTTTGGGAAAAAACTTCTACTGAAAATACTTGGAACTGTTTTTGTTGTTGTATCTCTTTCTTCAATAGTCATTGTAAATTATTCTTACAAGGCTGCGCAAGAAGATGCAGAAACATTTAGAAAAACATTTGCTTCAAAAAATGCAATTGAAATTAAAGGGGAACTCGATAACGCAATTTCTGTTGCACAAGTATTTGCCGCTAGAATACAAGCAGCAGCAGTTAACAATGCACAAATAAATCCAGAGGAAATGATTTCTTTAGAAAAGTCTATTTTAAATGAAAATGACACTATTAATAGTATTTGGTATAGTCCTAAATATGGTGAAAAATTAACAGCAAAAGTAGAAAATCCACAAGAGGGAAGTGCATATAATAAACTTGGAATTTTTCATCCCTTTGTTGCAAAATCTAAAAATGGAATATCAGTTGCTCCAGGTACCCCTTATGATGAAAAAATAGGATGGATTAAAGGAGCTAAAGAAGCTGGTAAAACTTTTATAACAAAACCTTACTTTTGGAAAATTAATGGTGTTGACCAATTAGTTGTAACAGTTTCTGTTCCTATGTATAAAGATGGTGAATTTATTGGTTCTGCTGGAATTGATTTTCTCTTAAAGGGTTTAGCTAACTTAGCTTCTCGTATTAAATTATATAAAAATGGATATGGGATTATTGTTGACAATAATGGCATAATAGTAGGGCATCCAAAAAAAGAATTTCAAAATAAGAAAATGCTTGATATTGTAAAAAATGATAAAGATTATGCAAATATGCTTGAAAAAAGTAAAAAAGGAGAATCTTATTTTTTCTTTAAAGATTCATTGATTACTGGTCAATCATCAATTTATTATTCTCAACCATTTAGTTTGAAAGATACGGGTACAAATTGGACTTTTGTTATATCTGCACCAAAAGAAGAATACCTTGCAAATGCTAATTTTATTAGAAATGTATCTATCATATCTTCAATAATAAGTTTAATTGTAATTGCAATAATTATTCTACTTTCAGTTAAACAATTAAATATTTATCTTAAAAAAATATCATCTGGCTTGGAAAGTTTTTTTGAATTCTTAAATACAAAAAAATCTGCAACAGAAGAGATTGATATAAATACAACATGCGAATTTGGAAGAATGGCTCACTCTATTAATGAAAATGTAAAAAATATAAAAACAGCTACACAACAAGATATGGCTCTAATTGAAGATGTTAAAGGTATTGCAAATACCATTACTGAAGGTAAATTTGATAGTAGAGTAACAAAAGTAACTTCTACTGATTCATTAAATGAATTAAAAGAGATTTTAAATCATATGTTAGAACAATTGGAACACCAAGTTGGTAAAGATATAAATAATATTATTCATACCCTAGAGAGTTATTCAAATAGAGATTTTACTATGAAGCTTGGAGCTGATTCTGGTAAAATAGGTAAAGAAATCATTCACATGAATGAAATGATTACAAAAATGCTACAAGATAGTCAAGAAGATGGTGTTTCGTTAAAAGAAAGTGCTGATAATCTATCAAATAGTGTTAGAACAATTAGTAGCAATGCAACTAAACAAGCTGCGTCATTAGAAGAGACAGCAGCTTCAATTGAAGAGATTACAAGTAATATTGAACAAACAAATATTAAAGCACAAGAAATGCATTCTATATCAAATGAAACAAAAGATTCAGCTACTACAGGTAAACAATTAGCAACTGATACAGCAACTTCTATGGATGATATAAATAATACAGTTCTAAATATAAGTGAAGCTATAACTATGATTGATCAAATAGCATTTCAAACAAATATCTTATCTCTAAATGCAGCTGTTGAAGCTGCAACTGCAGGAGAAGCTGGAAAAGGTTTTGCAGTTGTTGCACAAGAAGTGAGAAACTTAGCTTCAAGAAGTGCAGAAGTTGCAAAAGATATAAAAAGTTTAGTTGAAACTGCTACAGAAAAAGCTAATAATGGTAAAAATATTAGTTCTAATATGATTGAAGGATTTACTACTTTAGAAAATAGAATTATAGAAACTAGCAAATTAATTAACGATGTTGCAGCAGCGGCAAATGAACAAAACTTAGGAATACAACAAATTGCAGATGCAGTTAATATGCTAGATAAAGTTACACAAGAAAATGCAGCTATTGCAGAGGAAACAAATGATATTGCAAAGAAAACTAAAGAGATATCTGACAATGTTGTTATAGGAGTAAGTAAAAATAATTTTGATGGTAAAAATTTAGGTTAA
- a CDS encoding DEAD/DEAH box helicase, which produces MKNQVQKRLNKLYEDKLNIEKEIALLEKELNKKELNKDEKIEIFRTLFISRADVYLKKWISKDSSKESYFPVTKTFQGSDYLPLLNNDIEQHLRGQVQLATYNISISNKCKYGVLKISKNDISKLQTILQDLNLIGNYQFDSYNDVLVWFFYEENIQARDTKEFLQNIIKSANISAKIYPNLDFVNSSNFGSYLELPLHLKLRQSNKTVFFDCNNLTPYEDQWDYLKNVKKISKNVVLKIAKSNEQKPLQSWENQKQNAVEYPNFALDITIYDYVYIKSKNLSKSFLNELKNLAVFDNPQIKILLSLRKPLFNTPKQIKNYEEDETYLKLPRGVLGFVIKILKQNGVKYLLDDKRVENKQEYPKVKYELRDDQNLAISKVIKKDFSICVAPPGFGKTLIGAKMIELRGVNTLIIVNKNMLLDQWIQRFVDYFGMDKKDIGFLGKSKNKLTGKLDIATMQSLKNQPEIIKEYSFVIVDECHHIPAITFELIIKLFCGKYVLGLSATPNRKDGLEPILFQQLGQISYEYKKKRTLTHRIKVINTDFKSQADNYAQLINEITIDKSRNELIINEVKQYIDRKILILTDRIEHINILEELLIKNNLKYVSIHGSLSKKEQQENLEQIENSNLILATTSYFGEGIDFPHLNTIIFVTPISYYGRLVQYLGRIGRDGQECLAIDLLDSKNAMLNSTFKKRLEGYKQMHYKIY; this is translated from the coding sequence ATGAAAAACCAAGTACAGAAAAGATTAAATAAGCTCTACGAAGACAAACTAAATATTGAAAAAGAGATAGCTCTACTAGAAAAAGAACTAAATAAAAAAGAGTTAAACAAAGATGAAAAGATAGAGATATTTAGAACTTTGTTTATTTCTCGAGCAGATGTATATTTGAAAAAATGGATTAGCAAAGACTCCTCAAAAGAGTCTTATTTTCCTGTTACTAAAACTTTCCAAGGAAGTGATTACTTACCCCTTCTAAATAATGATATTGAACAGCATTTAAGAGGACAAGTTCAACTTGCAACTTATAATATTTCCATAAGTAATAAATGTAAATATGGTGTTTTAAAAATCTCAAAAAATGATATTTCAAAATTACAAACAATCTTACAAGATTTAAATTTAATAGGCAATTATCAGTTTGATTCTTATAATGATGTTTTGGTTTGGTTTTTTTATGAAGAGAATATCCAAGCACGTGATACAAAAGAGTTTTTGCAAAATATAATCAAAAGTGCAAATATAAGTGCAAAAATATATCCAAATCTAGACTTTGTCAATAGTTCAAACTTTGGTTCATATCTTGAATTACCTTTGCATTTAAAATTAAGACAGAGTAATAAAACTGTTTTTTTTGATTGTAATAATTTAACTCCTTACGAAGATCAATGGGATTATTTAAAAAATGTGAAAAAAATATCTAAAAATGTAGTACTGAAAATAGCAAAATCAAATGAACAAAAGCCTCTTCAAAGTTGGGAAAATCAAAAACAAAATGCGGTTGAATATCCAAATTTTGCCTTAGATATTACAATCTATGATTATGTGTATATTAAAAGTAAAAACTTATCAAAATCTTTTTTAAATGAATTGAAAAATTTAGCAGTTTTTGATAACCCTCAAATAAAGATTTTATTGAGTTTACGAAAACCACTTTTTAATACTCCAAAACAGATAAAGAATTATGAAGAAGATGAAACTTATTTAAAACTTCCAAGGGGAGTTTTAGGTTTTGTAATAAAAATTTTAAAACAAAATGGCGTTAAATATCTACTTGATGATAAAAGAGTAGAAAATAAACAAGAGTATCCAAAAGTAAAATATGAGCTAAGGGATGATCAAAATTTAGCAATATCAAAAGTGATTAAGAAAGATTTTTCAATTTGTGTTGCTCCCCCTGGTTTTGGTAAAACTTTAATTGGTGCTAAAATGATAGAGTTAAGAGGGGTAAATACTTTAATAATAGTAAATAAAAATATGCTTTTAGACCAATGGATTCAAAGATTTGTTGATTATTTTGGAATGGATAAAAAGGATATAGGCTTTTTAGGTAAAAGCAAAAATAAACTAACTGGAAAACTTGATATTGCTACTATGCAAAGTTTAAAAAACCAACCAGAAATTATAAAAGAGTACTCTTTTGTAATAGTTGATGAGTGTCATCATATTCCAGCTATTACGTTTGAATTGATAATAAAACTCTTTTGTGGTAAATATGTTTTAGGTCTTAGTGCAACACCTAATAGAAAAGATGGATTAGAACCAATTCTTTTTCAACAATTAGGACAAATCTCATATGAATACAAAAAGAAAAGAACACTAACTCATAGAATAAAAGTTATAAATACTGATTTTAAGAGTCAAGCAGATAATTATGCTCAATTAATCAATGAAATTACAATAGATAAAAGTAGAAATGAGTTGATTATTAATGAAGTGAAACAGTATATTGATAGGAAGATTCTTATACTAACAGATAGAATTGAACACATAAATATTTTAGAAGAATTATTAATTAAAAATAATTTAAAATATGTTAGTATACATGGAAGTTTAAGTAAAAAAGAACAACAAGAAAATTTAGAACAAATAGAAAACAGCAATTTAATTCTTGCTACAACTTCTTATTTTGGGGAAGGTATAGATTTCCCTCATCTAAATACAATTATTTTTGTAACACCAATTTCTTATTATGGAAGATTGGTACAATACCTAGGTAGAATAGGTCGAGATGGACAAGAGTGTTTAGCAATTGACTTGCTTGACTCAAAAAATGCAATGTTAAATTCAACCTTTAAAAAAAGGCTTGAAGGCTATAAACAGATGCATTATAAAATTTATTAG
- a CDS encoding bactofilin family protein, with product MGVFGKSDKRTTEAGATIIAKGTCIIGGISTQGTVHIDGKFEGVILEADAISIGKTGEVIGDIKANHVVVSGFFDGKIDCNVMQVLAAGKVIGDFTYNDLIIEEDAKFEGRVIRKNSELKSRYNEIENRIGGFVSTKEEDLSYEKPSTEKIK from the coding sequence GTGGGAGTATTTGGTAAATCTGATAAAAGAACAACAGAAGCTGGAGCAACTATAATTGCTAAAGGAACTTGCATCATAGGTGGAATTTCTACTCAAGGTACAGTTCATATAGATGGAAAATTTGAGGGTGTAATACTTGAAGCTGATGCAATTTCAATTGGGAAAACTGGCGAAGTAATCGGAGATATTAAAGCAAATCATGTAGTTGTAAGTGGTTTTTTTGATGGTAAGATTGATTGTAATGTTATGCAAGTTTTAGCAGCTGGAAAAGTTATCGGTGATTTTACATATAATGATTTGATTATTGAAGAAGACGCTAAGTTTGAGGGAAGAGTTATTAGAAAAAATTCTGAACTAAAAAGTAGATATAATGAAATAGAAAATAGAATTGGTGGTTTTGTATCAACAAAAGAAGAAGATCTTTCATATGAAAAACCAAGTACAGAAAAGATTAAATAA